GGCCCTGGGCGTGTGCCAGCACCGAGGATGTGCCCAGGGAgtggggggacaccgggggctcagggaggggagggacacTGAGGTACCCAGGCTGTGAGGGGTGCCCGGGGATTGGCGGGACACCGGGGAGCGTGGGGTCTGTAATTCTGTCTCGGGGCcgaccccaatgtccccatgctgccccaaacccctctcTGGCCTTTGGAACGTGACTCGTACCCCCTTCAAACCGGCTCAGAGCTGGGGAGGCAGGGTGGGACAGGGCACTGCACCCCGGGGGTGGGCGTGAGATGCTCCCCCGGGCCCGTCCGTCCTGCCCCACAGGACCTGCCCCTTCCCCcggggagcagccccggggctggcagggagcagggcgGCGGCGGGCACAGGAGCCGGCGCGACGGGAGCCCGCGGGGCTTCCCACGGGAACGGAACCGGGATGGGGACGGGGGTGCGGAGAGGGATTACGGGACCCCCGAGGCCTCCAGCCCAGGAGGGGCCCGGGCGCTCCCTGGGCAGATGCAGCACCTAAGGCGGCGGCCGGGGGCTTCAGGGACCCATCCTGCCGCCGACTGAGCCCACCGCCTCAATACCgcaaagccccccgcccctaAAGCCCCTCGTAAAGCCCCCTAAAGCGCCCCCACCCCAGTGttcccccggccccgctgcccctaACGCCTTCTGACCCCCCCAATGGCCCCCCGtctgcctgcccagcccccCCCAACCCTCGGGACCCCCGACCCTCCGCCCCTCTGTCCCCGCCTCTTTCCCCGCCCACAACCACGCCTATTTTCACCAAAGACCACGCCCAttccccgcccctccccgcCTCCCTCCTACCGCATTCCGCTTCCCTGACGTCACCGCCACGCACTCGTGCCAACTTTCGAACCGGCCAATCAGAATCGAGGCGTGGCGGTGAGGGCGTGTCCGGAGCGCCGCGTGGCCCGGGAGGCGGAGCAAACGCACACTGgcccctcctccctgtcccctccccgccccgaAGCCCCGCCCCTGTGGTATAACTGGGGGGGCTCCACGGGGCGAACCCGCCTCCCTCCTCAACGGCTTCGTAACAGTTCGGGCAGCGAGCGGCCATGGTGAGGGCTGGGGGCGTGCGGGGTTCGTCAGGGGGCACCGCGCGGGGTGGGACCCCCTGGGAGTGCGGGACCCCCGAGCAGCGCGGGGGGCTGAGCGCCGGCTGCGTGCCGGGtcccccccgatgtccccagcaGCACGTGGGGCTGTGCTCTGGAGGGGTTGGGAAGCTCCTCGCGTGTTCAGGACGCCCCGTGGGGCTGCCGGGTTCTTGCTCGGTCCTGGGCAGGACGTGAGGTGGGGGCCGGGGACTTCCCCCAGCCGGGGGTCGCTGCCGGGCTGTgccgaccccccccccccgggctcCCTGCCAAATGCGTGGGGACGTGCCGAGTGGCGCTGCGAGTCCTGGGCTCCCACGCGGGTACTTAACACGACCCCGCAGCGCCCCTCGGGAGAGGAACAGGCCgccagggggtttgggggcacCCCCCGTGCCACCCTCTGTTCGCCGGGACACGCGTGGGCATGAGTCACGGCGGTGTGTGGGGGGGTGCAGATTCCAGCGTGGCCCGGGCACAACCACGAGTGGCTGCCACAGGGAAAGTCCTCCCGGTCACCAGAGTTTGCTCTGGCCCGGGTGGAGCTGGCTGCCAGGTGCCCATGACCGCGGTCCAGGGCTGCGGCGGGACCGGGACAGTGCGGGGTTGTGCAGGGCTGGTGGAGAAGAGAGTGGCTCCACGTTCCAAGGGTGAGGAACGTTCCACGAGGTCCAGGACTGCCCCCGAAGTGATGAGCAGCcccctggggaaggggctgaaaTGTCCCTGCCGCTGTGTGATCCGTGGGTGGTGGGGACCGGGAGTAACCCTGGGGAACCCCAATTCTCGGCTCGCGGGAGGTGCCGGTGGCATGAACGGCACCAATCGGAGCAGGGAGGGTCCCACCTCCCTGGGGGGCCAGGCTGGCACCCCCAGAGCTGAGCACCCGCTGTGTCCCTGGTACCCCTAGGGCTGGGCACGCTGGTAGCCCCAGTCTGGCCCCAAACGCGGGGGTCCCTCCACACCTCCCTGCCTCCTCAGCTCCTGGGtgtctccagctggagtttggGGTGATGCTGGGTCAGCCCTGTGCAAAACCAGGGCACAACctgggtttgggggggctgAGGCTGTGCCCACCGCGTTATTGCTCAGTCCCTCAGTGGGGAGGGGCAGGATGGGACCCCCCAGAACTGAGCACTCCCAGTAACGGAGGATCTGGCCCCAGCCCGCCTCGGGGAGGGACCCTTCCCAACTCAGTGCCAGCCCGGtgggggctggggtgggacagagaggggacaaaAGGCGTGAGCCGGTGCCGTGTGCCCCCGCAGCGCGAGTGCATCTCCATCCACGTGGGCCAAGCGGGCGTGCAGATCGGCAATGCGTGCTGGGAGCTGTACTGCCTGGAGCACGGCATCCAGCCCGACGGGCAGATGCCCAGCGACAAGACCATCGGCGGGGGGGACGACTCCTTCAACACCTTCTTCAGCGAGACGGGCGCCGGCAAGCACGTGCCCCGGGCCGTGTTCGTGGACCTGGAGCCCACGGTGATCGGTGAGCGCGCGGggggggcggccggcggggcggggcgggcgctggCGGCGGGCGCTGGGTGCTAACGGGGCCCGGGGCTGTCCCCGCAGACGAGGTGCGCACCGGGACGTACCGGCAGCTCTTCCACCCCGAGCAGCTGATCACGGGCAAGGAGGATGCGGCCAACAACTACGCCCGCGGGCACTACACCATCGGCAAGGAGATCATCGACCTGGTCCTTGACCGCATCCGCAAGCTGGTGAGCTCCTGTGGGGTCTCATGGGGTGGGTTCATCCCTGCGGGGGATGTGGGGACAAAGGGAAGCTCCAGGTGTCCCTGGGCAGGTCCTTCTCAGCCCATTCGCACTTTGAGGCAGAGGGTGGGGCTGTCCCACTAGGGACCTGCTGGCCCTATCCTTGCCCAGTGCTAAGCCTTGCCAAGGGTGGAGGGTGGGAAGCCccatggccagggcagggggggCAGGACAGATGGTTGGGGTGCTGGTGCAGCACTGGTTTGACTGGTGTGGCTGCCCGAGCTCTTTGAACCTCTGGTTCCCACGCTGGGTCTGGCGCCGGGGCGGCCGGACCAGCCGCGCCAGCGGCTCCGCTCCGGGAGCTCCTGGCACATCAAAGGCTGAGCTGGCTGCCCGTGGGCTCTTGTGGGATAAGAGCCTGTTCCTGCTGCACCCTCTTGGAAAAAGAGGGGGTGAAGCCATGGTTGGCTTCCAGAGCCTGCTGGGGTGTCTCCCATGAGCTGGGGTATCCACCATGAGTCAGTGTCCAACATGTACGGTCAGGGCCACCTTGTCCCCCACCCTGGTGGTTCCTGCCATGGTGCTGGAACACCCTAATAATGTCCTCATGTGGCCACGGTGAGGAGAAACTTCTGCTGCTTGGCATAAACATGCCCCTCCTTGTCTCTTGTgagtgtccccaaatccctgcaggaaggGGTCCCTTTCCCTGGGCCTGGAGGGAAGGGCCTGAGATCCTGGGATAAATATTTGCCATCCTGGGAGGAATATTTCCCTTCCTGGGCAAGTCAGTAGCAGCTGAAGTTCAGAATTACTGACAGTTTGgtcctgttttcctcttcccaccTGGCAGGCTGACCAGtgcacagggctgcagggcttCCTGGTGTTCCACAGCTTTGGCGGTGGCACCGGCTCTGGCTTCACCTCCCTGCTTATGGAGCGGCTCTCTGTCGACTACGGCAAGAAGTCCAAGCTGGAGTTCTCCATCTACCCGGCCCCGCAGGTGTCCACGGCCGTGGTGGAGCCCTACAACTCCATCCTCACCACCCACACCACCCTGGAGCACTCCGACTGCGCCTTCATGGTGGACAACGAGGCCATCTACGACATCTGCCGCCGCAACCTGGACATCGAGCGCCCCACCTACACCAACCTGAACCGCCTCATCAGCCAGATCGTGTCCTCCATCACGGCCTCGCTGCGCTTTGACGGAGCCCTGAACGTCGACCTGACAGAATTCCAGACCAACCTGGTGCCCTACCCCCGCATCCACTTCCCGCTGGCCACCTACGCCCCGGTCATCTCTGCTGAGAAGGCTTATCACGAGCAGCTGACGGTGGCCGAGATCACCAACGCCTGCTTTGAGCCGGCCAACCAGATGGTCAAGTGTGACCCGCGGCACGGCAAGTACATGGCGTGCTGCCTGCTGTACCGCGGGGACGTGGTGCCCAAGGATGTCAACGCCGCCATCGCCACCATCAAGACCAAGCGCACCATCCAGTTTGTGGACTGGTGCCCCACCGGCTTCAAGGTGGGCATCAACTACCAGCCGCCCACGGTGGTGCCCGGGGGCGACCTGGCCAAGGTGCAGCGCGCCGTGTGCATGCTGAGCAACACCACGGCCATCGCCGAGGCCTGGGCCCGCCTGGACCACAAGTTTGACCTGATGTACGCCAAGAGGGCGTTCGTGCACTGGTACGTGGGGGAGGGCATGGAGGAGGGCGAGTTCTCGGAGGCCCGTGAGGATATGGCTGCCCTGGAGAAGGATTATGAGGAGGTGGGGGCTGACAGCATGGAAGGCGATGAGGAAGGGGAGGAATACTAGTGCCTTGTCTCTGGTCTTCCACTGTGGTGCTGCTCATTAAAATGCCTCTTTGCAACGCTGCCTCGTTCATTGTGCTGGGACAATCCGCCTTGTGGTGACCTGGGGGGACGTcccaggggaggggggggcctcagctgggctggctgcccggccctgctgccagctggcacaggggctgtgctgggagaggctggggggTTGTGTGGGGTTGGGGTCCCTGGCTGGGTCCTGGGCTATGAgctggcagggccctgctgggctgcctGCAGTGGGGGGGGGCTCATGtcctcctcagctttctgctggcactgggggtCACCAGGTGAGGGGGGGACCCCTGAACGTCCCCAGTGTCCTGCCCAGAGCCTGGTGCAGACGGGCTGGACGTGGTGTCATGCTGCTACTGGCACGGAGCCACTCTCGGTGCggttctctgcagagctgggagggggtCCTGAGCGGGGGGGACCCTCCCCACAGCCTCTGGGCAGGGCACCGACTCCTTCCCGTAAGTGCCGCCCTAGCTGCCCGGAaggggggggctcagggggggtTGCAGTGCCCGCTGTCCAGCGCTGCCCCGCGCATGGCAGCTCCCGCAGAGCCGAGTCACGGCGGCCCCGacagaaagggagggggcgGATGAGAGGGCCCCCCCCTCCCTGGATGCTGAGCACCCCGGGCAGAATGGGACCCAGCTCAGAGGGGTGCTCTGCCTGAGCCCGGCAGCCCCCAGTCCCTCTCTGCATCCCAGCTGGGGGGGTCTGTACCCCCATGCTGCCTGCGGGGGACCCCATAAGGGTCTCTCTCCTTCTGACCCAGCTTGGGGGGGAGATCCTGTGTCTCCCGGGCACCCTCGGATCCTCTCCCCCTtgcccctggtgctgctggcttcCTCTGCCTGCACCCCACCAGCCCCTCACTCGCCTTGCAGCCCGAGGGGGTCTCCGAGCCCCCCTGAAGGGGAATGCCTGCAGCTCTACATCCTGCAGCGCCTGCCCCTCACCCTGAGGGGTGTCCCCGaccacccccagcccctttccccgcccctccGAGGAGACATCTGCGGTCCCTGATCCTCCCTCCGGCCGGGAGAcccctcccctctctctgtCCCGTACCCCCGGGTCCCCCCGGCGGGGCGGAGCCGCTGTCCGCTATAAACAGCCGCTACCGGCAGCCACCGCCCTCCCGGTGCAGCCATGAGCCGCCGTGACCGCGACCCCGGGATGCCGCCGCCCCTCACCGTGGCCCCGGGGcggctggcggcggcggcggcggcgcggggcgcggagcgggaGGAACTGGCGGCGCTGAACGATCGTTTCGCCGCTTTCCTGGAGCGGGTGCGGGCGCTGGAACGGCAGAACGGGACCCTCCGCGCCGCCCTGGGCCGCGCCACCGCCGCCACCGGGCCCCGCACCGGGCTGGTGCAGGGGGAGCtgcgggggctgcgggagcgGCTGCAGCGCCTCGGCCGCGACCGGGACCGGCTCCAGGCTGAGCGGGACGGGCTCGCCACCGACCTGGCGGCCCTGCGGCAGCGGTGGGCCGGCGGTGGGGCCGGGGGAGGCAGCGGGATGGGGACCAGGGATGCGTCGGGACGAGGGATGCAGGGGTGGGGACTGGAGGATGTGCCGGGGACCAGGGAATGCACCGGGATGAGGGATGAACTGCAGTGGGAACCGGGGATGTGTCGGGATGAGTTATGCATGGGATGGAGACTGGGGAATGTGCCAGAGAGGGACTGGGGGATCTACTGGCATGAGGAATGTGATGGGATGAAACTTGcaccaggatggggacaggaggatGCAGc
This is a stretch of genomic DNA from Vidua macroura isolate BioBank_ID:100142 unplaced genomic scaffold, ASM2450914v1 whyUn_scaffold_107, whole genome shotgun sequence. It encodes these proteins:
- the LOC128822877 gene encoding tubulin alpha-1C chain gives rise to the protein MRECISIHVGQAGVQIGNACWELYCLEHGIQPDGQMPSDKTIGGGDDSFNTFFSETGAGKHVPRAVFVDLEPTVIDEVRTGTYRQLFHPEQLITGKEDAANNYARGHYTIGKEIIDLVLDRIRKLADQCTGLQGFLVFHSFGGGTGSGFTSLLMERLSVDYGKKSKLEFSIYPAPQVSTAVVEPYNSILTTHTTLEHSDCAFMVDNEAIYDICRRNLDIERPTYTNLNRLISQIVSSITASLRFDGALNVDLTEFQTNLVPYPRIHFPLATYAPVISAEKAYHEQLTVAEITNACFEPANQMVKCDPRHGKYMACCLLYRGDVVPKDVNAAIATIKTKRTIQFVDWCPTGFKVGINYQPPTVVPGGDLAKVQRAVCMLSNTTAIAEAWARLDHKFDLMYAKRAFVHWYVGEGMEEGEFSEAREDMAALEKDYEEVGADSMEGDEEGEEY